CTGGCGGGAGCGTTGCTGTACTGGATCACGCCGTTCAAGGTCGGTCAGGCGGCGGGCGCGGCCTTCATTGCCGCCGGCTGCGGCAGCTTCGGCACCTTCGTCATGCAGGCGCTCAAGCGGGATGCCGGCATCAACGCCTGGGGCAACCGCAGCGCCATCACCGGTGCGGTGGGCCTGCTGGACCGGATTGCGGTGATGTGCTTTGCGGCGCCGGTGTTCTTCCATTCGGTGCGCTGGTACTTCGGAGGATGGACCTGATCATGCGAATCCTCGGCATCGATCCCGGGTTGCAGACCACCGGCTTTGGCGTCGTCGACGCGGAAGGCTCGAAGCTGGCGTATGTCGCCAGCGGCACGATCAAGACCAACGGCGTGCCCACCGGCGACCTGCCGGGCCGGATCAAGATCCTGTATGACGGCATTCGCGAAGTGGTGGCGCGCTACCAGCCGCATTGCGCGGCGGTGGAGATCATCTTCGTGAATGTGAATCCGCAGTCGACCCTGCTGTTGGGACAGGCGCGCGGCGCGGCGCTGACGGCGCTCGTGTCCTGCGACCTGGGCGTCTCGGAGTACACCGCCGTGCAGATGAAGAAGGCGATAGCCGGTCATGGCGGCGCGGCCAAGGCGCAGATCCAGGCGATGGTGCAGCGGCTGCTGGGCCTGCCGGGCGAGCCTGGCAAGGACGCTGCGGATGCGCTGGGCATCGCGATCATGCATGCGCATGCGCGCGTCTCGTTCGAGGCCATGAGCCGCAGCACGACGCTGCAACGCAAGCAGCACGCGCAATTCAAGGGCGGAAGGACATACTAGGCCCCCCCCTACCGGCTGGCGCCGGCCCCCGAGGGGGCGAGCAGGAGCCCGGCAAAGCCGGATCTCCATGCTCCGCTTGAGGGGCGGCGACGCTGCGCTCGCCTTTTCGCTGAGCGGTGGTTAGTTAGTCCCCAACCGGCTGCCGCCGGCCCCCAGGAGGACGAGCAGGAGCCCGGCAAAGCCGGATCTCCGTGCTCCGCTTGAGAGGCGGCGACGCTGCGCTCGGCTTTGCTGTTCGTGGATTCTCGGCTTGCGCCGGTTGTCATGGAGCGAGGAATGAACTTGCAGCCCGCCGCTCCAGCCCTGACCTCAGACCGATGCGCCGGGCGTATCCACGCCGCCGACATAACGGTTCGGGCCACTGGGCTGCACCAGCCAGTACAGCAGAATCAGTCCGCCGATGAGCGGAATCAGACTGATCAGCTGCCACCAGCCGCTGCGGTCGATGTCATGCAGACGACGTGCCGCCACCGCGAATGAAGGCAGCAAGATCGCCACCCACAGCACCGCGGCCAGCTTGTCGGAGATCAGGCTGGTCACCATCGCCGCCAGAATGATGAACAAGGTGAACCACCAGTACTCCGAGCGGCTGGCCACCCCAGTGAAGTCGGCGTATTTGCTGAAGCAGGTCTTGACGGCGTCGGTGAAGTTCATGGTTCCCTCTTTCCTCGTGTCCGGATCTTCGGATCCAGTGGTTGCTATTGGAATCCGCACGATCCTACCCACCCACCATCACAAAAACGATCCCCCCGAGGGGCGGGGATCGGGAAACTCCCGAGCCATCAAGGACAAATCCGCGCGAATCCGCCGATGCAGACACAATGGCCCCCGGCCCTGGCCTCCCCCCAGCGCCCGCGTCGTTGCAATCACCCCCAAGGAGACTCTGCATGAAGACATCGCTGCGACTCATCGCCGCCACCTCCCTCCTGGCCGCCGCCAGCCTGGCCTGCGCACAGCAGGCCCCCGCCATGGCCAAGGACGGCGCCCTCGTGGGCCCCAACGAGATGACGCTCTACACCTTCGACAAGGACACCGCCGGCAAGAGCGCCTGCAACGGCCCCTGCGCCAAGAACTGGCCCCCACTCGTCGCCAAGGCCGACGACAAGCCCGCCGGCGAATGGACCCTGATCACCCGCGATGACGGCGCCAAGCAGTGGGCCTACAAAGGCAAGCCGCTCTACTTCTGGGTCAAGGACACCAAACCCGGTGACCGCACCGGCGATGGCGTCAATCAGGTCTGGCACACCGCCAAGCCCTGATCCGCGTCCACCGTCCGGCCCGCACCCCTCAGGCCAGCGCCACATCTCGTCGGCTTGATCGCCATCCTGCTGAGCGTCGCACGAGGGGATCGCGCCGGAACGCGCTGGCATAGGCCCATGAGTCCGCCGGCCGCAGGATCGATGCCCCCGTGAAACCGCCTCGCCAGACGCTCAACCTGTCTCAAGGCTGAGCGTCTGCGGCGCCGATCCAAGTTCCCTCGCCCGGCTCAGCCCCAGCACGTGGACCGCACACGCCATAAGCGGGCCATGAGCGGGCCATGAGCAGGCCTTGAGCAGGCCTTGAGCAGGCCTTGAGCGGACGGTGCGCGGACCGTCTGCCGCACCGCGCCGGAGGCACCGTCGAAGCCATCTCGGCTGCCGGCGGCACAATGCCGGCCACCCCTCCCCCAAGTCGCTCATGTCCCTCACCCGTTTGATCGCTGGCCACATCCGCGGCCATTGGCGTCCCTATGCCGCCAGTGCCTTGATGCTCAGCACCATCGCCATCCTGACCGTGTGGATCCCCCGCCAGGTCGGCCATGTGGTCGATGCGTTGGTGGCCCACCGCATCGCCGGCTGGGACCTGCTGCGCGAGCTGGGCCTGCTGGTGCTCGCCGGTCTGGTGATCTATTTGCTGCGGGTGGGCTGGCGGCTGGCGCTGTACCGCACCGCCTATGAGCTGGGCCGGCAGCTGCGCACCCGGCTCTATGCGCAGTTGACCCGCCAGGGGCCGACGTTCTTCCATGCGCAGCGCACCGGCGATCTGATGGCGCTGGCGACCAATGATGTCGATGCGATCGAGATGGCCGCCGGCGAAGCCCTGCTCGCCGCCTTCGACGGATCGCTGACCTTGATGCTGGTGCTGGCCATGATGACCCTGGGCATCGACTGGCGACTGGGGCTGGCCGCACTGATCCCCTTCCCGCTCATGGCGTATGCGTTCTGGCGCATCTCCAACCATGTGCATGTGGCCTCCGCCGATTCACTGAAACGCTTCTCCTCGCTGAATCAGCAGGTGCAGGACAGTCTGGCCGGCGTGCGCACGGTGCGCGCCCTGGGGCTGGTCGGACGCAGCCGCGCCCAGTTCAGCGAGCTGGCGCAGGAGGCCGGCACCGCCACGTTCCAGGCGCAGCGCTGGGAAGCCATGTTCGAGCCGGCGGTGGGCCTGTCGCTGACCGCCGCCACCGTGATTGCGCTGGGCGTCGGCGCCTGGCTGGTCGGCACGAACGTGATCAGCATCGGCCAGTTGACCGCGTTCACCATGTACCTCGGGCAACTGATCTGGCCGATGTTCGCCGCCGGCTGGGTGCTGTCCCTGCTCGAACGCGGCCGCGCGGCCTGGTCCCGGCTCCATCCGGTCCTGGAGGCGCCCCCCGGGCTGGTGGACACCGGCACCCGCGACGTCCCCGCCCAGGCCGACATCGCCTGGGACAGCATCGATTTCCACTACCCCGGCATGTCCCGTCCGGCCCTTCGCGACATTCAGCTGGCCCTGGCGCCGGGCCGCACGCTGGGCATCGTCGGCGCGACCGGCTCCGGCAAGTCCACTCTGCTGCGGCTGCTGTTGCGCCAGTACGAACCGAACGTCGGCACGGTGCGGGTGGGTGGCTTGGCCGCGCCGGAGATCCGGCTGGAGGCGCTGCGCCGGGCACTGGCCTGGGTGCCGCAGGAACCCTTCCTGTTCTCGGCCTCGGTGGCGGAGAACATCGCCCTGGCACGCCCCGAGGCCACCCGCGAGCAGATCATGGAGATGGCCGAACTGGCCGCCGTGCATGACGACATCGCCCAACTGCCGCAGGGCTATGACACCTTGGTCGGTGAGCGCGGCGTGACGCTGTCCGGCGGCCAGCGTCAGCGCGTGGCCATCGCTCGCGCCCTGTTGGCCGGCGCACCGGTGCTGCTGCTGGACGACGCCCTCTCCGCCGTCGACAGCGGCACCGAAACCCAGATCCTCGACCACTGGCGCGCGCTGCGGCTGCGACATCCGGAGCGCAGCCTGGTGGTGGTCAGCCATCGGCTGTCCGCCGTGATGGAGGCCGACGAAGTCGTGGTGCTGCGTGAAGGCCGCATCGTCGAACGCGGTCGCCATGAGGACCTGCTGGCCCTGGGCGGCTGGTATGCCAGCCAGTGGCGCTATCAACAATTGGAGGCCAGCCTTGACGCTGCCTGAGACCGCCGCCGACGGGCGCAAGGCCGCCCCCGGCACCGACCATTCCCCGCGCGAAGCACTCAAGCTGCTGGCGCAGGCCGCCGCGCCCGAACGCCGCGGGCTGGTGAAGGGACTAGGCTGGCTGGTGGTCGCCGCCGCCCTGGAGGCCATCGGGCCGATCCTGGGCAAGCACTTCATCGATGTCCATGTACTGCCACGCCAGTTCGACCTGGCCGCGATGGCGCTGCTGCTGGGCGCCATGCTGCTCAGCGGCTGGGCGGCGAGCCTGCTGCGGTATGCGCAGTTGCGGCGCATGGCCTCGGTGGCTCGGCGCTCGGTGCTGCGGCTGCGCGAGCAGGTGTATGCCCATGTGCTGGCGCAGCCGATGGCCTTCTTCGACCGCAGCATTTCCGGTCAGCTGCTCAGCCGCATCACCAACGACACCGATGCGGTGAACAACCTCTACCGCCAGGTGCTGTTCGTGATGCTGGACTCCAGCATCGTGGTGCTGGGCGCGCTGGCGGCGATGGCCTGGCTGGATTGGCGCTTGATGCTGATCGTGGTGGCGCTGGTGCCCGCCAGCTCCGGCATCATCTGGCTGTACCAGCGGGCCAGCAGCGAGCCGGTGCAACGCGCCCGTGCCCTGCGCGCGGACCTGAATGCCCAGATGGCCGAGAGCATGGCCGGCATGGCGATGCTGCAGTCCGCCGGCGCCTCCCAGCGTTTCGCCGCCCGGTATGAGGCCGCCAATCAGGCGCAGCTGCAGGCGCGTGTGCTGGAACTGCGCGCCAATGCCTGGTTGCTGCGCCCGGCACTGGACCTGCTCAATGTCCTGCTGATCGTCACCGTGATCTACGGCTTCGGCCTGCGCGAGGTCTCCGGGATCGAGGTCGGCCTGCTCTATGCCTTCCTGGCCTACATCGCCCGGGTGGTCGAACCGCTGATCCAGATCACCATGCAGTTCAGCCAGTTGCAGCAGGCGCTGGTGGCCGCCTCGCGGGTCCGGGCGCTGCTGCAGGAGCCGGCCGAGCCGCGCTCCCAACGCGCCGACCTGCGGGTGACCCAGGGGGCGATCCGCTTCGAGCATCTGCAGTTCAGCTACAAGCCGGGGCAGCCGGTGCTGCACGATCTGGATCTGGAGGTGGCGCCTGGCAGCTTCGTCGGCATCGCCGGCCACACCGGCTCCGGCAAGTCGACCCTGCTGGCGCTGCTGCTGCGCTTCTATCAGCCGCAGCAAGGCCGCATCCTCGTGGACGGGCAGGCCCTGGAACAATTGCCGGACGAGGCCTTCCACGCCGCGCTGGGCCTGGTCCCTCAAGAGCCCTATCTGATCGCCGGCACGGTGCGGGAGAACATCCGCATGGGCCGCGCCATGTCGGACGACCGCATCGAAGCCGCCGCCCGCGATGCCCGGGCCCATGACTTCCTCATGGCCCTGCCCAACGGCTACGACAGCCGCCTGGGCGACGGCGGATTGGCGGTATCCACCGGCCAGAAGCAGTTGATCGCCCTGGCCCGCGCCCTGGCCGGCGATCCGCGCATCCTGTTGCTGGATGAGGCGACCGCCAACATCGACAGCGCCACCGAGTCGCAGGTCGGCGACGCCCTTCGCGCGCTGCACGGTCGGGTCACGGTGATCGCGATTGCGCACCGGCTGTCCACGCTGCGCGATGCCGATCAGATCGTGGTGCTGAATCACGGTCGCCTGGCCGAGCGCGGCACCCATGACGCGCTGATGCGCATCGACGGCGGCCTCTACCAGCGGCTGGTGCAGTTGCAGGCGCTGGAAGAGTGAGCCTCCCCGGCGCCGCCCGCGGCCGATGCGGCTGTCAGCGGCGCGCCGAGACGGTCAGCCCCCGCTGCCGCCTTGGCGCGAGCCCTACAACAGCAGCGCGAGACGTTCCAGGATCAGCACGGCGAAGAAGCCGATGCCGGCGATCACGGTCCACTTGATCAGCAGGATGCCGCGGTGGCGCCACACCGGCTGCTTGGTGCCGATGTAGACCGCAAAGCAGATCAGGCCCGCGAACAGCAGCAAGCCGAAGACGAGTCGGAAGATCATCACGAGACGGACTCCTCGGGTCGACCGGTCACCAGGCGGGCGCCAGTTCGGCGAATCCGGGAGGGGCTTCGCGGTCGTCCTCGAAGGTGACGATCTCATACGCCTCGGCGTCTGCCAGCAGCTCCCGCAGCAGCAGGTTGTTCAGCGCATGGCCGCCTTTGAAGGAGGTGTAGGCCGCCAGCAGCGGATGGCCGACCACCTGCATGTCGCCGATGGCGTCGAGAATCTTGTGCTTGACGAACTCGTCGTCGTAGCGGAGGCCCTCGGCATTGAGCACGCGGTAGTCGTCCACCACGATGGCGTTGTCCATGCTGCCGCCCAGCGTCAGGCCGCGCGAGCGCATGAGCTCGATGTCCTTGGTCATGCCGAAGGTGCGGGCCCGCGCGATCTCGCGCTTGTACTCGCCGCTGCCCATGTCGAACACGTACTGCTGGCCGGTGGCGGCCACTGCCGGGTTGTCGAACTCGATCTGGAAGCTGAGGGTGTAGCCATGGTGCGGCACCAGCTTGGCCCACATCAGGCTCTTGCCTTCGCCGCGACGCACTTCCACCGGCTTCTTCACCCGCAGGAACTGCTTGGGCGCGTTCTGCAGCTCGATGCCGGCCGACTGCAGCAGGAAGACATAGCTGGCGGCGGAGCCGTCCAGCACCGGGACTTCATCCGCGTTGATGTCGATCAGCAGATTGTCCAGACCCAGGCCGGCGCAGGCCGACAGCAGGTGCTCGATGGTCTGCACCTTGGGCTGTCCAGGATCGCCCTTCGGGCTGATGGTGGTGGCCATGCGGGTGTCGCAGACATTGGTCGTGCTCACCGGGATATCGACCGGCTGGGCCAGGTCGACACGGCGGAACACGATGCCGGTGCCCGGCGCGGCGGGACGCAGCGTGATCTCGACCTTCTGGCCGCTGTGGATGCCGACACCGACGGCCCGGGTCAGCGACTTGATGGTTCGTTGCTTCAGCATGGGGCGCATTGTCCCAAAACCGCGTCAACCTTGCTGGGGCAACGGTTCCGCATCACTGCGATGCACCGGCAGCCGCAGGGTGACCACCGTGCCGTGTCCGGGGCTGCTGTCCACCCGGATGCTGCCACCGAGCTGCCGGGCGCGGCGCTGCAGGCCGCGCAAGCCGCGGCCCTGGGCCACGCTGGCGACGTCGAAGCCCTCGCCGTCATCCTCGACCCGGATCTCCACCCGCTTACCCAGGTCCCGCGTTACCACACGCACCCGCGAGGCGCGTGCATGCTTGAGCGCATTGGTCAACGCCTCCTGCATCAGCCGCAGCACATGCAGTGCATCCGGCGGCTCCAGCCATTCCAGCACCGGCAGGTCATGCACATCCCACTCGAGCCGGAGTCCGCCGAGCTGCAGGCGCTTGCCCAGGCGATAGCGCATGGTCGCCAGCAGCGACACCAGGTCATGCCCCACCGGCTCGAGCGAATCGATCACCAGCCGCAGGTCATCCACGCATTCACGCAGCACGTCGACCACCTGCTCCTGCGGCATGGAGCCCTGCTCCACCGCCACCATCGCCGACAGCAACGACGAGCCCAGCCCGTCGTGCATGTCCTGCATCAAACGCTGTCGCTCCAACAGCAGCGCCTGCTGCCGCTCCGCTTCACGCAGCTTGTCGTGCTGGGCGCGCAACTGGTCGCTCTGCTCGGACAGACGCTGGGCCAGCTCACCATTGGCGCGCTCCACGCCGCGCAGGGCCTCGATGTAGCGGTACTGCACCGCATACAGGAAGCTGGCCAGGATCACCAAGGTGGAGAACGGCATCAGATAGACGTGTTCCGGCCACCACCAGCCGGCCAGCAGGCCCAGGTCGTGAATGCCCAGGGCAATGCCGATCACCAAGGCCGCCGCGATCAGGCGCAGCTCCCGCGTGCCTTGACGCCACGCAATGGTGGCGACAAAGCCGGTGCCCGCCAGCCCCACCACCGCATTGCAGATGTGCATCAGCACCAGCGAATCGAAGCCCCGCCCCCACAGCGGCAGCGACGCCAGGCTGGCCACCAGCACGAAGAGCCCGACCAGCCGCTCGAATCGGGCAAAGCGCTGCCGCGCGAAGCGCAACGCAAAGAGGAAGGTCAGCAGCATCACCCAGGACATCGACGCATGGGTCAGCCACCAGAACCATTCCAGGGCGTCACGGGTACGGGGCAGGTCCAGGTGATAGTGGAGATTGCGCAGCAGCCAGGCCACGCTGGCCAGTGCAAACAGCAGATAGGCCGGATCCTCGCGGCGCTTGAACCACAGCGCCAGCGCGAACAGGCCCATCGTCACCAGCGTCAGCCCGGTCGCCTGCGGCACGCCCACCTGCAGCGCCCAGCGGCGATCATGCCGCGGCTCCAGGTCTTCACGGGCCCCGAGCCACACGCTGGACACCGAGTAATAACCGCCCTGCATCACCGGCACGGCGATCACGACTTCGATTTCGCGCTCTTCCTGCAACTCGGTGAGCGCGGCCGGCAGGACCACCCACAACGGCCGCACCCACTGCTCCCGCGCACCGGACTGGTTGTCGAACACCGGACGCCAACCGCCATCGGTCTTGACCAGCACCGCCGCGGCCAGTGCCACCAGACGCGGCATGTAGAGGGCCACGCTGGTGGGCCAGCGACCCTGCGGTGCGGCGTAGCGCACCCGGTACCAACGCATCTGGAATCGGCGTGACTCGCCGCCCTCTTCGCCTGCGGCCTCACGTTGCTGCACCTCGGGCAGCGACACCGCTGTCCAAGCCTGCGACTGGGTGGGGGGCAAGAGATCGGCCGGCAGCTTGCCTTCGCCGCCGTCCATCGAGCGCAAGCCGCGCCACCAGGCACGGAGTTGCTCCGGCGACCAATCGGTGGTGGCCACCCAGGCCTCGGTGGCCCGCTGGGCACCCGGCCCGGTCATCGGGGCCAGCACCGAGCCCGGAGCCCCTTCGACCAGGGCGGCCTTCGGCGGCAGTGCGACCAGGGTTGGCTGAGGCTCGGTTTGAGCCACCTGTGCGGCCACCAGCCCCGGACAGAGCGACATCAGCGCGGACAAGACCCCGAGGAGCAGCCATTGAAGCTGCGGCCAACGCGCCGTGAGCGCAGCGCGCGCGGCAGACTCGGCACCTTGGGAGAGATTCGACAGCCCCGCCGTCACGGTGCGGGCTGGCGTCCGGGATCCGAAGATCGATGCGATCGTTGCGATCGATGCAATCCTTGCGATCGATGCCATCGCACCAATCAAAGCGATCAATGCCATCAGAAGCCGGATCGGGCCACGGAGCCCACCGCCGTCCTCACGGGCGGCACCCAACGCACGCGCGGCGCGATCGGTCGCTGTCTCCCTTGTTCGGCTTCCCTGGACCATTCAGCACTCTGTCGGTGTTATTGCGCGCTGGCGCATGGGCCGCAAGTGTGCCGAAGTTCCGCTTGGCGGACGAGCCCAGAATTGAAACAAGAAAAAGCGCTCACCCAGAAAAAAGGCCATGCCGGTGACGGCATGGCCTTGAAGCTGATGGTGAGTTGGCGTGTCGATCGAGGTCGACTCAGTCCGCCTGCTTGCGCAGGAAGGCCGGGATCTCGATTTCGTCCATGCCGTTGGACGACAGGGCCTCGACCTTGGCTGCAGCCGTACGGCCATGGCGCCAGACGCTCGGCACGTTCATGCTGCCGAAGTCCGCTGCGCTCATCGTGGCGGCCGGGGTGGCGATGCCGCCCTGTGCCGCCGCGGATCCAGGCATGACCACCGGTTGCGTCAGCACCGGCATGTTGTCGGTGCCAGTGCGCAACTGGGTCTGCTGCACGACCTGCAACGGCTGCTGCTTCTGGTTGCGCTGGCTCAGGCCGGTCGCGATGACGGTCACGCGCAGTTGGTCGCCCAGGCTGTCGTCGTAGGCCGTGCCGTAGATGATGTGCGCATCGTCCGCGGCATAGCGCTTGATGGCGGTCATCGCGTTGCGGCTTTCGGCCAGCTTGAAGTTGTTGCGACCCGCCGCAATCAGCACGAGCACGCCGCGCGCGCCCGACAGGTCGATGCCTTCCAGCAGCGGGCAAGCCACCGCCAGCTCGGCCGCCTTGGCGGCACGGTCCGGACCAGCGGCCACCGCCGTGCCCATCATCGCCTTGCCGGGCTCGCTCATCACCGTCTTGACGTCTTCGAAGTCGACGTTCACCAGGCCAGGCATGTGGATGATGTCCGAGATGCCGCCCACCGCATTCTTCAGCACGTCATTGGCATGCGCGAAGGCTTGATCCTGGGTGATGTCGTCGCCCAGGACTTCCAGCAGCTTGTCGTTGAGCACGACGATCAGCGAATCCACATTCGCTTCGAGCTCGGCCAGACCGGCATCGGCGGCCTTGCCGCGACGCGAGCCTTCGAATTCGAACGGCTTGGTGACCACGCCGACGGTCAGGATGCCCATCTCCTTGGCGATGCGCGCAATCACGGGGGCCGCACCGGTGCCGGTGCCGCCGCCCATGCCGGCGGTGATGAACAGCATGTGCGCACCGGTGATCGATTCGCGGATGCGCGCCTCGGCCTCTTCGGCGGCCGTGCGGCCGACCTCGGGCTTGGCACCCGCGCCCAGGCCGGTATGGCCCAGTTGCAGGAGTTGGTCAGCCTTGGAGCGATTCAGGGCCTGTGCATCGGTGTTCGCCACGACGAACTCCACGCCCTGGACACCTTGCGCAATCATGTGTTCAACGGCATTACCGCCGCCGCCGCCCACACCGATCACCTTGATCTGGGTGCCTTGATCAAACTCTTCGATCATCTCGATGGCCATATCAAACCTCCTGTCCATATTGTGCAACTACCATCAGCAAAATTGAAGTGGGGCGCGCCCCATTTTTGCCCCTCGTTCCGGGGCCATACCCGGTCACAGAGGCCAGGAAAACTCTAGAAATTACCAAGAAACCAATCCTTCGCCCGTCCGAAGAGGGTCTTCACCGAACCTGCCTGCTGGGCCGCCTTGAATCCCCGGGTGCGCGACAGGCGGGCCTCTTCCAGCAAACCCATCACGGTGGCGGAACGGGGATTGGCCACCATGTCAAACAGGGCACCGTTGTAAGTGGGATTTCCCCGTCGTACCGGTTTCAGGAAAATATCCTCCGCCAGTTCCACCATCCCAGGCATCACCGACGATCCGCCCGACAGCACGATCCCGGACGACAGCAGCTCTTCATAGCCCGATTCCCGGATCACCTGGTGCACGAGCGAGAAGATTTCTTCCACGCGCGGCTCGATCACGCCCGCCAAGGCCTGCTTGGAGAGCATGCGGGGTGCCCGGTCGCCCAAACCCGGCACTTCCACCTGATCGGACGGATCCGCCAGTAATTGTTTGGCCACGCCGTGCTCGACCTTGATTTCCTCCGCATCCTTGGTCGGCGTGCGCAGGGCCATCGCGATATCGCTGGTAATCAGATCCCCGGCGATTGGAATGACGGCGGTGTGGCGGATCGACCCGCCGGTGAAGATCGCCACATCGGTGGTGCCGGCGCCGATGTCGACCAGCGCGACGCCCAGGTCCCGCTCGTCGGAAGTGAGTGCCGCCAAACTGGAGGCGCTCGGATTCAGCACAAGCTGCTCCACTTCCAGGCCGCAGCGACGCACGCATTTGACGATGTTTTCAGCCGCACTCTGAGCGCCGGTCACGATGTGGACCTTGACCTCCAGCCGCCCCCCGCTCATGCCGATGGGTTCCTTGACCTCGTGGCCATCGATCACAAATTCCTGAGGCTCGACCAGCAAAAGCCGCTGGTCGTTCGGGATATTGATGGCCTTGGCGGTTTCAACCACCCGCGCCACATCCACCGGGGTGACCTCCTTGTCCCGCACGATCACCATGCCGGTGGAGTTTTGACCGCGAATATGGCTGCCGGTAATGCCGGTGAAAACCCGGGCAATCCGGCAGTCGGCCATCATTTCGGCTTCCTTGAGCGCCTGCTGAATCGACTGCACCGTGGCGTCGATATTGACCACCACGCCGCGCTTCAGTCCATGGCTGGGCGCCACGCCCAGACCGGCAATGCGCAATTCCCCATTGCCCATCACCTCAGCCACCACCGCCATGATCTTGGCGGTACCGATGTCCAACCCGACGACCAAATCTTTGTATTCCTTGGCCATGCCTGTCCTCAATTCTTCTTGGTGGCGCCCTTGGGCGCGTTTGAAACCGTCGTCACACCGGCCAGCCGAACCGCATATCCCTGCTCATGGCGGAGATCGGCCGAAATCAGCGAGGTGTGATAGCGCGCGGTGATCTGGGGAATGCTGGCGATAAATTGGCCATATCGCGCAACCACCTCCGCCTCGGTCCCGCGTCCCAATTCGATGACCGACCCTTTTTCCAGCGTGGCGCGCCAGGAGCCTCGTCCGGACAAATCCAGCCGCTCCACGCCTTCATTGAGTTTCCTGCGGGTCAGTTGATCGAGTTCCCGCCACATCGACAACATGGCGCCGGAGGTTTTCTCCGGGCCGGCCAGGGTGGGCAGATCGTCATCCTCGACATCGCCGAGGTTGGCTTCGAACACCTCGCCGAAGCTGTTGACCAGTTGGGTGTCGACCACCGCGTCGCTGTCCGCGTCCGCGTTTTCCGCTTTGGTTTCCCAATAGGCGGCGGGGCGATGTTCTTCCAGACGCACCACCAACTGGCGCGGCCAGATCCGCTGCACCGTGGCGTGCCGAACCCAGGGCACCGATTCGAACGCCTGCCGCGCGCTCTTGAGGTTCATCGTCAGGAAACCGCCGCTCAAACGCGGCAGCGCATTGGCACGCAGCGAGGCACTGCTGTTGCGGGTGACGTCGCCTTCCACCGTGATGGACCGGATGGCCAGGAAGGGTTGCCGCACCAGCCACTGCAACCCGATCGCCAGGCCGCCCGCCACCACCAGCAAGGTCAGCAACGCCGCGACGGCGTTCATCACTCGGATGTCCGACGGCAACGGTGTGGCCTGGCTGGTGAAGGTGGCGCCCATGGTGGCGATGGCTCGGTCGATGTGGGTGAAGGGGATGGGTGTTCGAACGGGGCTGGGTCCGGCGTTTAGGGTCGGGGTCGGGGTCGGGGTCGGGGTCGGGGTCGGGGTTGGGGTCGGGTATTGCGCTCGTCGCGGCGATCAGGCTTGGCTGTCCAACCGGGCCTGGCTCAACAGCCACAGGCACAGGTGTTCATAGCTGACGCCCACCGCCTGCGCGGCCTTGGGCACCAAGGAATGGGAGGTCATGCCGGGCGAGGTGTTCATTTCCAGCAGGAACAACTTGCCGTCGCTCTTGCGGCGCATCAGGTCCGCACGGCCCCAGCCGCGGCAACCCAGCGAGCGATAGGCGGCCAGCACCAGCGTCTGCACTTCCTCCTGCAGCTCGCTCGGCAGTTGGGCGACGAGGTACTGCGTGGTGTCGGTGAAGTATTTGTTCTGGTAGTCGTAGTTGCCTTGCTCGGCGCGGATCTCGATGACCGGCAGGGCCACCGCGTCTTCGCCGTCGCCCAGCACCGGGCAG
The Roseateles amylovorans genome window above contains:
- the ruvC gene encoding crossover junction endodeoxyribonuclease RuvC, with the protein product MRILGIDPGLQTTGFGVVDAEGSKLAYVASGTIKTNGVPTGDLPGRIKILYDGIREVVARYQPHCAAVEIIFVNVNPQSTLLLGQARGAALTALVSCDLGVSEYTAVQMKKAIAGHGGAAKAQIQAMVQRLLGLPGEPGKDAADALGIAIMHAHARVSFEAMSRSTTLQRKQHAQFKGGRTY
- a CDS encoding DUF805 domain-containing protein codes for the protein MNFTDAVKTCFSKYADFTGVASRSEYWWFTLFIILAAMVTSLISDKLAAVLWVAILLPSFAVAARRLHDIDRSGWWQLISLIPLIGGLILLYWLVQPSGPNRYVGGVDTPGASV
- a CDS encoding COG4315 family predicted lipoprotein, producing MKTSLRLIAATSLLAAASLACAQQAPAMAKDGALVGPNEMTLYTFDKDTAGKSACNGPCAKNWPPLVAKADDKPAGEWTLITRDDGAKQWAYKGKPLYFWVKDTKPGDRTGDGVNQVWHTAKP
- a CDS encoding ABC transporter ATP-binding protein, whose translation is MSLTRLIAGHIRGHWRPYAASALMLSTIAILTVWIPRQVGHVVDALVAHRIAGWDLLRELGLLVLAGLVIYLLRVGWRLALYRTAYELGRQLRTRLYAQLTRQGPTFFHAQRTGDLMALATNDVDAIEMAAGEALLAAFDGSLTLMLVLAMMTLGIDWRLGLAALIPFPLMAYAFWRISNHVHVASADSLKRFSSLNQQVQDSLAGVRTVRALGLVGRSRAQFSELAQEAGTATFQAQRWEAMFEPAVGLSLTAATVIALGVGAWLVGTNVISIGQLTAFTMYLGQLIWPMFAAGWVLSLLERGRAAWSRLHPVLEAPPGLVDTGTRDVPAQADIAWDSIDFHYPGMSRPALRDIQLALAPGRTLGIVGATGSGKSTLLRLLLRQYEPNVGTVRVGGLAAPEIRLEALRRALAWVPQEPFLFSASVAENIALARPEATREQIMEMAELAAVHDDIAQLPQGYDTLVGERGVTLSGGQRQRVAIARALLAGAPVLLLDDALSAVDSGTETQILDHWRALRLRHPERSLVVVSHRLSAVMEADEVVVLREGRIVERGRHEDLLALGGWYASQWRYQQLEASLDAA
- a CDS encoding ABC transporter ATP-binding protein; translation: MTLPETAADGRKAAPGTDHSPREALKLLAQAAAPERRGLVKGLGWLVVAAALEAIGPILGKHFIDVHVLPRQFDLAAMALLLGAMLLSGWAASLLRYAQLRRMASVARRSVLRLREQVYAHVLAQPMAFFDRSISGQLLSRITNDTDAVNNLYRQVLFVMLDSSIVVLGALAAMAWLDWRLMLIVVALVPASSGIIWLYQRASSEPVQRARALRADLNAQMAESMAGMAMLQSAGASQRFAARYEAANQAQLQARVLELRANAWLLRPALDLLNVLLIVTVIYGFGLREVSGIEVGLLYAFLAYIARVVEPLIQITMQFSQLQQALVAASRVRALLQEPAEPRSQRADLRVTQGAIRFEHLQFSYKPGQPVLHDLDLEVAPGSFVGIAGHTGSGKSTLLALLLRFYQPQQGRILVDGQALEQLPDEAFHAALGLVPQEPYLIAGTVRENIRMGRAMSDDRIEAAARDARAHDFLMALPNGYDSRLGDGGLAVSTGQKQLIALARALAGDPRILLLDEATANIDSATESQVGDALRALHGRVTVIAIAHRLSTLRDADQIVVLNHGRLAERGTHDALMRIDGGLYQRLVQLQALEE
- the lpxC gene encoding UDP-3-O-acyl-N-acetylglucosamine deacetylase; translated protein: MLKQRTIKSLTRAVGVGIHSGQKVEITLRPAAPGTGIVFRRVDLAQPVDIPVSTTNVCDTRMATTISPKGDPGQPKVQTIEHLLSACAGLGLDNLLIDINADEVPVLDGSAASYVFLLQSAGIELQNAPKQFLRVKKPVEVRRGEGKSLMWAKLVPHHGYTLSFQIEFDNPAVAATGQQYVFDMGSGEYKREIARARTFGMTKDIELMRSRGLTLGGSMDNAIVVDDYRVLNAEGLRYDDEFVKHKILDAIGDMQVVGHPLLAAYTSFKGGHALNNLLLRELLADAEAYEIVTFEDDREAPPGFAELAPAW